In the Colias croceus chromosome 1, ilColCroc2.1 genome, gcTGACATAAAGCGCGCTTTCCGCTTTAATGTATTAGTTTTTACAAGGCCGTTATCTGATTTTATGTGTTTGTTGCCGTAATTTTCTAAAGTTATGAATTAGTGATAAGTAACATTGTACGTACTTTGACTCTGTGTGTTAGTATTTAGGAAGTGGACGATTGGCACACGTCGCACCTGACGTCCCGTTGGCAGACATACACTGCAACTTGAGGAAAGCTTTGTATGCCGGACGATCGCTCGAGGACAACGAAATCAAAGTACAAGgacaaacatattaatttacattaactattaagtacgtatgaaacaaaatttagCAGAACGTACCAATACAATCAAAAAATATTCGTCAGCAATTTTTATCCACGACTtatatgtatgaaaatataactaattCTTCAAAAGGAGACAACAAACCGATTTTCTTTCAATCTTTGAATACTTCTGATGTCGGATGAATAATTACATATGACATAATAACATAATCATTGACACTAATTATACTTGTACCTATTGGTACctattatgaatgtatgtcGCGGGTCGCGTACGCAAGTATGTGGTACCTACGATGCGATGTAGGAAGCGCTGTGTTCGCTTGCCAGTTGTGAGCGATTGCGTCTACTTGCTGTTATGTAAGCTGCAACTGGTTCCTCCACCACGCACTCGACTTGGCCTTCTTGCGAACTCTCAATCTACGCAATAGTGGAAATATTTAAACGTTGGTTTTTAGTAACGGTTTTCTTCGTCACCTCTCCTATGTTGTGAATGATGCAAATCTTAATCCATttgttctttatatttttttgttatttatatacgatatacatattaatattacttattcCCAAAcgaataataaacaaatagataATGCAATTGTTTTATCGCGATTATTCATACACTACCCTAGTAACTATATCActagtaaaataatgatagCACAATATActataatcatattttttattgtgtagGTAACTTTTAATCTTATACACAATTTAGGAAAAcaggaataattattatgtattgcgAAGCATGTTTATCGGAGTAGAACAAAACTGGGCAACGCAACGTAGTTACAATAAAGCTTAGGTCATGAAATTTGGCCATTGTCAAAGTTTTAAACCACTATTATACCTTACCTTGccaattatattgtaatgaaatacATAAACTAGAAACACTAACATCTCGgcttacaaaaattttaaccGCAAGTGTGAGATTTTCCTGTTTCTTATCATTTCTGCTAgtcagtaggtacctagtctGTAATCCTGTAATTCGTCAGATAAGCGTTTCCTTAGTTTCATAGTTTacgttgaaataaaaattagtttttttggtACATCTCAAAAAACATAATGTACTTAGTGCATCCAGCGTcgagtttaaaattatttcataactatatttgttatattatgccTATATGGTATTCTTGAACAGTTTTAATATCtactacttataattaataattgattgTATTTTCCTAATCAAAAACACGCGACAAGTGTTTTGAACAGTTTACAagtcacttcaaaaattattcCAGAACGATATCATTGCAAGACTCTTGCAAGACTTGATAACgttagataatttattatttatgaaggaatcgtaaataaacaatatgcgATTGCTCaggaaaaataatacctaattcAAACTTGAAAGGTTTTTATGGTTgcttataattacatatattatgataaaacagggtgtttttacatattatttaaaaagtaatctatatttaaattacaaagagataagtgtacctacctagttttattattatccaaGTCATACTTTTAACGACAAATCATTTAGATAagaagaaaaacaaaacaaacgaAATACGTATAGTTTAGATACCATGATTAGAATAGCAAGTGAGTAACGTAAACAAAAAATCCAcgactataattttattttagttctaGAATAATCGAAATAACTGCTGATTCACGATGACTTTGAGAtacgatattatattatctcgATTGCTACCTAGGTACGTGTTTTGTTGACCCAGTGTGCAGTCTCCGAACATATAGAAGCAAATTATACATGTATGCCTGACTTGCATGACTAAtgaaaatttaagaattaagTTTTGCGTAGTAGAAGTACTATTGACTTCGACACGAGTACAACATCCGTGATCAACAAAatcctttatatttttataacctacGTGTTCACTTGGTTGGGCCTTAAACAATTTGTATCATTGatcacaaataattataatataataaatataatatctctaTATGACACTAAATGAGTGCAATACACATTAATCATTGTTGAGAActaactaggtatattatgagtGCCGAATAATTGCACTTGAGTGATAGAAGAGAAATATTTCTGTTCTTTTTTAAGTACAGATTAGGGTTCTGTGTCTTTATTAGGATGCTctcaatatttttctttaaaataacagAATTATCgtgttacatttaaaaactttttttaaccgacttcaaaaaaaaggagttGTTTTTTTTCAGAGTaggagttttttttttttttttatgtatgtacaccgattactccgaggtttctgaaccgatttacgtgattctttttttgttcgatgcgggatggtgtcgaattggtcccataaaaattttattcggataggcccagtagtttttattttatgagcatttttgtctgtaggtatttgtaaattttgcaagtgcaagtttgaagtcggttgtttttaacgcagttatcacttgtatttcACCCTGTTAttgtgaaaattaatatacagAACTCCAGTATCGTTTCTTGACATTGTGAATTGtgtactatttttaaaagtagtaGGTAGTATTTAAAGTGTAAGTAGTATGTTACTTGAAATGATTGTATCGTGTACTGAATAAAGCTAATTTCATTAATGTGCATTATTTTCTTTCAGTTTTTTGTttactaggtaggtatgtacctattataattCTTTTCGAATTCTAATTccatattacaaaaaatacaaaaaaatatctattcaaTCTGACAgcactataaattaaaaacgtaGATCACTtgtgtaaatactaaataggtaGTATGTTCAACGTTCATACATTATTGATATTACaccatatacatattatctctATGTATTACACAtcctaatatattattatcgtaGTGATTAATATTCGTCATCGCACTGACTTCAAGGTGATACAGATATACTAGATAGATGTGGTATTATCATCATTGTTCTATCACTAACACAGGAAACCCTTGCgctattattgtaaaaagtgTTTTCATCTACAACAGGAGCACTTGAACGCAATCTTAATAGGTCAGGGCCACAGAGTACATGATATTATACTACGTCAACTACACGGGGAGGAGAGGACTTCTCATTACGTCGACACTCGCCCGTCGCGGTCGTctcagttaaaaaaaatatcaatataacGCTTTagactttgttttaataaGATAATGGTTCAAATACAAGGAATGTTATTACACAGATAAGTATAGTGATTTATCACTGGGAGCAAAATAGTAGCCGGAGTAGCAGTGGCCAATTGGTTTCAAGGTCAAAGGTTCGACCGAGCCTGTTGGCTGTTGTGCCAGTCACGGTCATCGTCATTTGGCAATTTAAGAGGCATAATTATGAAACAAATCtacaatttatgtaattttatttcaacaacGATCCAAATAAAGAATGatatacatacaaattatgcgtcataaacattttttttccttaaGGGTATCAAAATCATAGGAATGTACAAAAggtaaatattaacataaaatacataacatactattcttaaaattagctcaaaataattaaataacccTATAACAGTAAAGCACATAACCCGAAGATAATTTCCAGAAGCACCGCGCTTCGCAAAATTGCAGCACTCGAACACTTCACAGCTCTAAACACTAACAAGTAAACGGCACACTCGGACGCTAACATCTTCTATCAGTCCTTTAGTCCCGAAGCGAACGGAACGTTACGCGAACAGGTAGGTGTAGAGGAGCGTCATGAGGAGCCCCATCAGCACGGGGAACTTCCACGTATTGATGAAGCTGCTGTTCTCAGTGTCGGTGGAGGGGCTGCTTTTGTCGTCCCAAGTGAAAGTCTTCTTCTTAATCTCGATCCTCTCCTCGGCGACGATCTGGCCGATGAGGTACTTCTTCATGAGCTCCTTAGCGTCGATGCTGTGGCCAACGTCTTCGAAGTCCTCGCTGGCGTCTTTGCCGACCACGTTTAGCAGAACCTCGTGGCCGCCGGGGTGGTCGTCTAGGAACGGCGTGAGGTCGTATACTTGGTTGTCTATTATGACGACCGCGTCATTTTTAGAGTTTCGAGATGAGATCTCTTTTCGGGTGAATTGCTTAGAGTCGCTCATGTCGGTGTGCGCGTCGCGGCGTGTGCGGTGGGTGACTGCTCTGGCGCTGCGTCGTTTGCGCCCCTCCGCGCCTCACTCGCCTTCGATACCAGTTATCTTTTCCGTTCTTATCAATGGAAactgtacaataattattacatacgaCTTCACTATTAAACATTAACCATGATTTGATCGCTTAGTTCCAATCTTCTTGATATCATGTGACCGTGCTGAATACGCCCGAGTTGTCAGAAAAAATTaacgatataaaaatattaatgtcaaGTATGTATAGTGttaattaaccgacttcaaaaaaaaggaggaggttatcaattcggccggtatatatatttttttatgtgtgtatattaagcacttagtattaagcccgtgcactgacatcaaacctatttaataaatagcacatctaaataataagtagtgattaataatgtcaaatctttttttttattttttacttctccgtttttgaagtcggttgtttttaacgaagttatttttatttttctttttaatgtacgtgtatgttttaatttatggaATGTACAAACAGCAACTGAATTTCAACAAGACCCATAAGATGTCGATAATGATGTGTAGTGTCTTTATTCgttttttctgttttttttaatatatatgcATTGCGTTTAATGCTGCAATAAATATCATTAGGTatcatgataaaattataattataatgactgtattgcacgcctcataagcgaagcgttgaggagggtactactgtcacttcgcgcaaaacatctgatttttcaaacttaaaatgtctttatgtatcatacattgcacttgtaagataatacatacacacacatattaagaaaaaacactatttttaacattcatgatatttttgatatcatttttgttatttaaactagttaaaaaacagtttaaaaaagttctgtcttggacgtccgtgtgtctgtatgtgcagagactttttttgttaacacgatagcgaccgaaatactttactaatcgagtcttttttagggttccgtagccaaaatggcaaaaacggaacccttatagtttcgtcatgtccgtctgtccgtctgtccgtctgtccgtctgtcacagccgatttactcggaaactataagtactacagtgatgaaatttgatgggaatatgtgttgtatgaaccgctacaaaaatatgacactaaatagtaaaaaaaagaattgggggtggggccccccatacatgtaactgagggatgaaattttttttttcgatgtacatacccgtgtggggtatcaatggaaaggtcttttaaaatgatataaagttttctaaaaaacatttttcttaaagtgaacggtttttgagatatcagctctcaaagtcgtaaaaagtatgtccccccccctctatttttataactacggggtataaaattctaaaaaaaatagaggtgatgcatgctaattaactctttcaacgatttttggtttgatcaaagtatctcttatagtttttgagataggttgatttaactgtaaataataagtttattatatttgctgctacggaaccctttgtgcgcgagcccgactcgttttctcttacgcttgagtatgctcagaaatagaaccctttcatttttcagggtctgattcgatgtggtttaattgttattaaataaacaaaaaaaaaatatcgactgttctccataattttagtatatctatttagttattatattctttattttatttttttattttttatatttatagtgtactcaaaattcaccattataaactcgattctttatactataagccaaggtttaaaaaaataagttggtagtcagtcccttaaacctgcgcagtttcacatctaggtaaaggccacaagaaaaatagctcaattattacggtaccgctttctttacttttccaactgttttattttatttcttttttatatttatagtgtactctttattaataatcaattttattgtaaaggatgagattatgaggcgtgcacttttggattttccaaactatttaaaatctcTAACCATTTAAAGCTCCTTTATCGCACTACTCAGAATAGGAGCCAATAAAGGATGACACGGGAACATGAGAGTGGCCACCGGCTATCTACAATACCGTACAATGAACACGAGCAAAGCCGCAGGCGCAATGCAAATCGGTAAACGTCACGGATGCGACCTTcaattgcacgcctcatacgcgaagcgttgaggtgggtgggtactactgtcacttcgcgcaaaacatctgatttttcaaacttaaaatgtctttatgtatcatacattgcacttgtaagataatacatacacacacatattaagaaaaaacactatttttaacattcatgatatttttgatgtcatttttgttatttaaactagttaaaaaacagtttaaaaaagttctgtcttggacgtccgtgtgtctgtatgtgcggaggattttcttgttaacacgatagcgaccgaagtactttactaatcgagtctttttttttctcttacgcttgagtatgctcaggaatagaaccctttcatttttcagggtctgattcgatgtggtttaattgttattaaataaacaaaaaaaaatcgactttttttttatttatagtgtactcaaaattcaccattataaactcgattctttatactataagccaaggtttaaaaaaataagttggtagtcagtcccttaaacctgcgcagtttcacaagaaaaatagctcaattattacggtaccgctttctttacttttccaactattttgagacagtacaagagcataggcacatgagaacaagtgtatctacatacttatattatatacacctttataaataatcaattttattgtaaaggatgagattatgaggcgtgcacttttggattttccaaattatttcttatttatttatcaatataaaagAGAATTATtgctattaatatttaataaatacaagagTGTAGGTAAAAAAGCGCAAGCGCAAACTTAAGTTCACAATATGTACACAATATGTAGTTGTGATCCACGGTGCTTCGCCGAGTGATCCTATCCTTACttcttttttatctttctCTATTTTTCCCGGTTTCCCCACACGAAATATGctttacaaaatgtatggcCATACATAATGCATAGTGCATACTCATACCGATTGGGCTTCATAAATTAACCTCGTCAAAGGTGAACCAGAATTATAAGGCGTAGTAAAATTAGCATTCGACaaaaaagtaggtatgtaaagaaaaaaaaatgctaaatCATCAAAACACAATTTGTCGGTTTAAGCGCAGGATACTGACCTAACGTCACAACTCGGTAGCCTTGATACCACCTcgtttttattacctacaactCGGCTTGTTTAGAGACCCTAAGCTTATGTAATATGCATAACATTGGaatcaatttatatataagaatatattattatctataaaagcCCTTacttcataattataaatttaagattttaagTTTAAAGATGGGATGAGATATggaaaaacttttttttgtacaaaaaacctttaataaaataaacaatttcataaaattaatatacgaAACCACCATCCACAATTTTTTGAAGCACACAACTGTTTTTGGATAAAACATTTCCTagttttatgtacctacgtcttctattatacaattaaattttttttgaatttacgGACGGCTTCCAACCATAACAGATATTAgatatttacctatattttgaCTATAAAAGTATTGAATACCCATCACAGacttattaaaacataatacctacctattagcTATAAAATAATGGTCAGTCAGTACTCACGTCGAGTTAAGTATATTGGTGACTATActgatatatgtatattgcaCGTTCACTGGCTATTACACGACCGCTTCTTTTTTCCTTATTTCTATAGTTTCGTCGAATAACCGATTTATTTGCATTGACGTCATTGcattcttattaattattgattcaTTGAGCATTTTGAGAGAAAATATTCTAGAATTATTCTACTTCTTGAGAGTACATTAGAATAGATACATGTATGCTATTGTGGCGAAGGCGGCGAGCGCGAGGGGCGGGCCCCACACGTCCAGCAGGCCGCTCCATGTCAGCTCGTCTGCGCTCTGCACCAAGTTCGTGTCTTGGGATATGACCTCCCACTTTTCTTCCTCAACAATTTCACCAATTTTAAACTGCTCCCTCCAAGCTTTGGCGTCCTCGCTGTGGCCGACGTCGTGGAAGCACCTCGAAGCGTCTTTGCCCGCGTTATTGAGCAGAACTTCGATACCACCGGGGTGATCTTCCAAGAAATTGGTCACATCGTAGACCACATTGTCTATGATGATGGCCGCGTTGTCTTTGCGGTCTCGCTCCTCTATCTGCTTGCGGGTGAACAACTTGGGCGACATGGCTGCGTGCGAACACCTCGTTCGGCTCGCGCTAGATCACTGAGACCGGTCCCGCCGGCCGCTCGACGCACACGTGCCTTACTGAAGGTCCGCTTGTGATCGTTTTTACATAGAAAACCTCGCGTCGGCCAATTGCCATTCGTAGGTGCTGACCCTTATGAATATTTACACGTACTAATGTAATTAGTTTACTTTATTGTTTGTTCACTATATTATTTCGTAATTTCGGGCACGTAATCATCggattatgttattatttcaagaagcataatatataatatttatgaaggaCCGGACGACAAATTAGCAAATTATGTCCTCGTATGTAGCTGACAAAATAACTTTATGAATGTTATAATTCTGTTATACCCATATTATCAATATCTCTGGTACGTCTAACTGCTGGAATTTGGGCCCCATTCTCCGATCCGAGCAGAGCAGTGGTGGTGGCGGGCTAGTGTAGCGGACGGGAGACAAAGGGTCGACTCAAAACAACACAATAAAGCGCATGACGTTATTGTTACTACCTTCCGAGCGATTTCATCAAGCGAGGCGAAAATTTAATAGGCGGCCTGTGTAGACGGTGCCGATCCAACGACGAAATTATGCAAACGAGTCCATGTTGTTTATATGTTCGCTTCggtgaattatattataaaacaagcATCGGCACTTGGAATAACATCACAACATAAACCCTGGAATTATGATTTATGTTAGTGAGCCGTTTTACGGACAATTATCTATTCCTTacacctataatattatggccTATCTATTTCATGGGAAACCAAAAGCATACAATCCTGCTTGCAATGAGCTCCGACGTTAATATCCCTGTTAATGTATCTATAAGCCTTTTATAGTAAACTACATACAACCATATCTCaatgaaaaacaaattctATAAGTATTCTTTTTTCTAAGCTTAGTAACAAGGTACTACCGGAGATAAGGTGGGTTATAGCTCTAGAGACAAGCATCAATAAATTTCTATTttcttgaataaattttaataattcaattctagaacttgaaaattttacatgtaTTTTGATGCACAGTACTCTACAAAGAGTAGTCTGTACTCTATAGCACTCTgtagtcaa is a window encoding:
- the LOC123693038 gene encoding cytochrome b5-like, producing MSDSKQFTRKEISSRNSKNDAVVIIDNQVYDLTPFLDDHPGGHEVLLNVVGKDASEDFEDVGHSIDAKELMKKYLIGQIVAEERIEIKKKTFTWDDKSSPSTDTENSSFINTWKFPVLMGLLMTLLYTYLFA
- the LOC123693045 gene encoding cytochrome b5-like — its product is MSPKLFTRKQIEERDRKDNAAIIIDNVVYDVTNFLEDHPGGIEVLLNNAGKDASRCFHDVGHSEDAKAWREQFKIGEIVEEEKWEVISQDTNLVQSADELTWSGLLDVWGPPLALAAFATIAYMYLF